The sequence below is a genomic window from Vicia villosa cultivar HV-30 ecotype Madison, WI unplaced genomic scaffold, Vvil1.0 ctg.000032F_1_1_3, whole genome shotgun sequence.
TATAAGCATATACTGAAGAATATAAGGATCtcaatttatagagaaaaaaaattacaaaaatataataatatcacCAACCACAGCGTCTCCTACGGCCGTACTTCCACACTAGACACATTTCTTTTCTTCTGATTTATCAGATTTTGGATCTATAATTTGAATACATAAAACATAAGATCCgaattctaaaatccaaagaataTTTCTGACAAATCAAAGGACTTGTAAGAGAACTGTCGGGATGGAAAAAAAGCTGGAAAAAAAAAAGCCACTGAACTCCAGTACCATGTCATGGTTATATATATGCAGGCTTGCAGCCAAAGCACAACTTTATTTGATGTATATCCATCAACCATAAATAATTTCTATAGCTAGCATTCTAATTTTCTACTTCATCATAGAATGCAGCTATAAAtaactctctctttctctcaactTTTGTAATCCTGTTTGAAATAATAGGAAGAATAATATATAATACaacatataaaacaaaaatatgtatAACTGGAAAATCGATTCTAAATAACTAACAATTTGTTTAAGGTCTTGAGTTCGACGAGAAAACTTCCATGGTTGAAAGATCAAAACAATCCCAAGAAGTGTTCCAACTCTCATTTATCAAATTGCCACTAGCAGAATTTGAATTGACAGTAACAGGTAATAATAATTGGTCATGAATATTATCACCCTCATTTAATGGCAATGGCATAGAGTAATCCATCTCCATTTgcatcatggatgatggttgttGTTGCCATGTTGACACCATCATAGCATCAGAAGAATCATGCCATAGAACATCTTGAACCACATCTTCATCAACACCCAGAAACCCCTCAAACTCACTCAAACTCAATTCCGGATCAAAAGGATCCCCATTTACAACCATTGCATCAGGCTGGAGCTGGACCACTGCATCATTCTCAGTTTCAGTGCTGTCCGGTGTCGACGACAAATTGTTCATATTGTTGGAAGAAGTTGATCCATTATTATTGTTAGCCTCACTCTCGGTTTCTATTTCCCCATGATCACCATGAGTACTACTTGTGTTTTGGTTTAAGAATTTGGCGAAAACAACGGCCATATCTATATCGCGTGAAACATTATTTTGATTCTGTTGATCACCATCAACAGAATCAGAGCCATCTGTGGAAAGGTGGCCAGTTTGTGAATTTCTGACCACCCTTCCACGACGATGTTTGCGACAGCCACCTCCAACAGGGACATTTCGAAGAGAGCCGCCTTTCGTCCAATAACGCCTACAGCCTTTACAGAAATACCGCGGCTGCGAGAGGCTGTAATTATTGTAGTAACAGAATTTAGTGTTTGTCGAAGCGCAACGAGGACAATTCGGAGCTATTTCAACATGTGGTTTCCACTTGGAATTTGATTGGTCCattgaagttgttgagaatgGCATGGGattagaaaaagaagaagaggataGCATATGCAACATTTGATCTAGCTCGCTACTAGTAATATTATTGTTAAGTCTTTGTTGGAACATTTGTTTAGATAGTGGTGATATTGGGATTGATGAGGTAAGAGGATCAAGAAAAATGAGGGAGTGAGAGAGATATTATAaggtgcgtgtgtgtgtgtggggTGAGGAGAGAGGAATATGTGTAGGGAAAGCGTAGTTGTGTGAGTAACGTGGGCGGTTGGGGGAGTCGTTAGAATTAAGGAAGGGTGTGTGTAAACATGTGCATATGGTTAATTTAATTGTGAGAGTTTGTGATTGATGTTGATATGAATTTCATGTTATAGTGTGCTATTTCATAGGCGGATAGAACGTGTTTGATTTACTCATGTGGCGTTTCTTCATTGGGTTTTGTTCTTGAATGTGATTGAAGTTGATAAGTCAAACAATTGCTTGGTTATATAGTTATGATTGCTCATGCCAAATTACCAATTCACTATTGCAATTTGCAACATGTTCTTAATGCATGATAGCGAAATTTTGAGTGTGGTGTGATGAGCCAAAGTTGTCAAGTTGTGGAACTTGGGTTAATTTGAGAGTGGATTAATTGATTTGAGTATTTTTTGGGGTGATAAAAAAGTCGGCAAGAATGTAGTGTGAAACAATGTACAGTGTGTTGGATGTAGTGCAGAATTGTGGTTTATGGAATAAGTTTCAATTTCAATATAGTTTATGGAAAAGGCTAGCGTTACGGGTGTGGGAGCATGATCACCACGTGCTTCAAGAGGATACGTGTCGTATCTATAATCCCTTTTAGTTTTAAGtcttttttaattgataaaattaGACAAATTAAGCTAGATTTCGTTGCAATTATGTGCCCTGGTTTATTTAATTCAACTCTATAATGGTCAACGAACCTTCCTCTGATATGCTTAATTCCGTAGTTCATTGACTGAGAAAACGAGTGACGGAATTAATTATTGTAAACAAGTACTTCTTACTTCTCTAAATTAACATAAAAATTGGTCATTGCGTCTTCAATAGCTCCGAAGAAATTATGTGACAGTCCATATTACATCTTGTGGTACGGTGTACTTAGACATTTACTACTAATGTATAGCTATCATGTGTTTTTGGATAGACTTGAATTGTAATAATAAGAAATTTTTTCAGAGTTAAGTGTTATGAAGTTTATAACTCAGATGAGTAAACGGCTTATGAGTCGGTTggggatttttttttttgggtttggttaaaaatatatatgtcGAAGAAGTCTCAAATTGTTTAGTTTTGTGAAGGATGAGacagtctatatatatatatatatatatatatatatatatatatatatatatatatatatatatatatatatatatatatatatatatatatatatatatatatatatatatatatatatatatatatatatatatatatatatatatatatatatatatatataatttaaatttttttatacaagATGCActagtcaaaagcactttaagttAGTACTATATGACTTTCTattgctcttgtattagagtgttatGATATGTAGTTGAATATTTGTTTTAGGGGGTGTAGGCGTACTAGGGGTCTAGGGTATTTGAGTGTATATTATGTGTTATAACAATTTTTCCATAGTGTTATTTTTTGGTTGTCGATTGACAATAGTCGTGATTTTTCTCCAATTTTTGAGTTTCCACGTTATTTTCTTGTGTCGTGATTGTGttcttttttttatgttttttttttatttttttcaatattttttggaGGGGATGAGAGGggagaaaatattttaagttatgttttgtttaattttttacgAATGGAGAGGGTTGAAGATAATTAGATTTTCTTCTAGAGAGGGAAGAAAGAGGAATTAAGATAAAATTCTATGTTTGTTatgtttgttaattttttatCTCTTATTAGAATTCCTCCAATTTTTTCAACaactctattatttttattaatatgactcaattttctttatcttttcatgtattttattttgttcatttttatttattattttatttataagaacTTAACCGTTTAATAAATTATTGTGTTtaattatatatctatatatcACTATAGTATATATAGTATATAAGTTATATATTATCTAGAATTTAATTATAGGATTAGACGGATCACTAAGATGATAAAATAATTTATCTGATTATGGATCATATAATGATAATATTTTAAGGGTTAGAagataaattagttttaaaatctcTGTCATCCCCTTGttaaccaaacatatatttgatTCAAAATTCTCCCTCCATTTTCCCACCCTCTTTTgaactcatttaattaaattacatcCACTCACCTCCTCTCATTTTCCCTCCTCTTTATTAAAATCTCTCTCTATCCCCCTTCTTTGAATCAAACGGACCCTAAGGATCTATTTGGAGGTTTGAAGGAGAGGGGAGAACTTTGAAAAAAATGGAAAGAATGAgtagaaagaataaaaaaaattgttgggAGAGTTTGGTAGGGTTttgcttttattcataacaccaaaaattttataatttgaagaaactcaaaatttgtattgaatgacggttttgaagggtttacataaattttatgttgttttattattatgaaaattaaaaatattttaataatgattaacactcttttgtttataattttgatttaagataaattggaaaagaaaaaaaaaagtaatatatatgATATTGAACCCTTAATATATGTGGAAGAAGCATAACTACACAAGTTTTGATAAGAATtaattaggcttaattgcaattttggttttcttattatcatttttttttggaCTTTGGttcccctattttaaaatccagaattttagtccttttattttaggtttatgaggattttggtccccttccAAATCCGAagacaatttttaataaaatggaGCTCATATTAATGACATGTTCAACATGAAACTTaagtaaaattagttttttttaacaattcaTTGCTGAACTGACACTAACACATCATCAATGTGAGCATCATTTTATTTAAATCTGTCTTTGGATTTGCAAGGGGgaccaaaattctcaaaaaactaaaatatagggactaaaattccggattttaaaataggaggaccaaaactcaaaaaaataaataatagggggaccaaaattgcaattaagcctagtTGATAATGGTCATAGATTAACAATCAAGTCAATTGGCTCCTTTAAATTTAGGTCCTAACTTGTGCCAAATTCTACGTTGAACCTAATTAACTTACGTCATGTTCCTAGCATTACTAGAAATCTAGTTTTTGTGTCAAAATTATCCAAGGATAACAATGTGTTCTTCGAATTTCATTCTACTAAGTGCTATGAAAATTTCCAAGCATCAAAAAAGGCGCTTCTTGAAAGCTTCCTTGATGAAAGTGGAATGTACTACTTTAATAGTCTTCCTTTAGAACCCTCGAGCAATTTCAAAGTCAAAAAATCTCAAAATATCTGTCCTGCTATAAATATTACTACATCTGTTAATACTTCTGATAACGCCAGTTCAATTCCTAATAATATTTCTATATGGTATTCTAGACTAGGTAATGCAAGGCCTATATATATTCATAGCATTCTTGACTTATATAATATACATTTGAGAAATAaaatttttgttgaatttttcaaTTTATGATGTCTAGGAAAGTCACGTAGAGTGTATGCTCCTTTGTTTGAAACTACACATGTCTGTCCTTTTGAATTAACTTACACTAATTTGTGGGGTTATTCTCTTACTCCTTCAAACTATTTCAAACCTATATTAACACTCAATTCAATGCTAAAATCAAAGCAGTCCAATATACTACGGGggagaattcaaactttttacCAAATATCTAAATGAACTTAGCATTTTTCATAGGTTGAATTATCCACACAGATCATACCAAAATGGATCAATTGAGAGAAAGAGTAGGCAAATAGTTGAATATGCCTAAATTTACTTGCGCATGCATCCTAACCAATCAAATTTTGGGACCATAGCTTTATAACTTTTGTGTATCTTATCAATAGGCTTCCTACAACTACCATACCTTAGTTATCTTCACCTTTTTATGCTTTCTATAATATGACACCATATTACAAGTCAATGAGAATTTTTTGTTATACCTACTTTCCATTCTTGAGACCATACATTTAGCATAAGCTACAATTTAAAAGTTCTCAGTGTGTCTTTTTTAGTGTTTCCCCTACACATAAAAGTTACAAATGCCTTAACAATGAAGGAAGAATCTTCATTTTTAAAACTCGCAGTCATCAATGAAACTGAGTTTCCCTATTATGATATATCCTTCACCATATAGAACTGAGTCCGCCAATTCACCAAAAATTCATAGTAGCCCCTCGTCACCTTTAAGCATATTCAATCCAGTTCAATATCTATGGCGAAATCAGGTTGAATAACCTATCAACATAAGTACTAAAAATGATCCATAAAGAGTAATTGTATACACTGATCCAATTGTGCCAAATTAGGTTTTACCTACTAAACAAATACATGAACTTTCAAATGTTCCAAATGGATATAAAGCTTCTATGTACCTCTGCTAGCCCATCTAACCTACCTAGGTCTACTAATTTTTTAGGTTCTCAAGTCAAATCAAGTTTTTGAAAACacatactctctctctctctctctcatacaTACACACACATACATAATAGGAGGTAGACACTCAACTAGCCTCCTTAACAATCAAGATCCTAATACCTCTCTACTAGTCAATGACCAGCCTATGCTCACACACGCCAAGACTGgtaaatccaaacctaaggtattTCTAATTCACTCAGAACCCAACACTACAAAAAGAGGCTTTAGCTTAACCTGATTGGTTTGAAGCAATAAAATGTGAGTATAGCTCACTTATGTAAAGTGATAGTTGGACTCTTACAAACTTGTCTCTCCATAGACAAACTATGATATGCAAGTTGGCAAGGCTTTGATTTTCATGAAACCTTATTTCCTATTGTGAAACCTACCACCATTAGAATCATCTTGTCTCTAGAACTCACATAGAAGTGGAAAATCCAACAGAtagacaataataattaattcctTTATGGTGAACTTGAAGAAGAAGTCTATATGCAACAACCACAAGGATTTGTAAATTCTAACTCAACTATTTTGTGTAAATTAAATAAGGCCATATATGGCTCAAAGCAAGCCCAAAGACTCGCCTAATAGGTGCGATCATAGGATATTCGACTCGCCTACTAGGTGTTTTGGGACTTAGTATATTCTTGAGCTCAAGGATTACACGACCTCGAAACCCACTAAGCTTTGTTTGGAGAAATCTAAGAAACATATCCACAAAATTATGATCACTCTCTCTTCAAAACATGTTCAGAATCTCGAAAAGGTTTGCAGTGATTCGACAATAATAGCTAGAAGACTCGAAGACGTCTTTGACAGAGGTggttaaaggttgtaaatacgaCTTCAATCGTAAACAAGCAGTTTAGTGGCAGTTCAAAAATTGATGACACGTGGAAGAAAATAAGAAATAGAAGTTCATGTAATAGGAAACATGTCGAGTTCTAGGGTAGTAACCGTTATCAACGATTATTGATGTAGGTAGTATATAAGTCAATTTCAGTTATGTAATAAAGGTTCGCAAATTTTATCAGTATTCCCTATAGAACTCGAGTATCCAAGTCAAAGAGAGAAAAGAGTTTGTGAGAAAACATGTATGAATCTGCGCCCCTTTTCTAACTTTTAGTCAAAGCATTTTTTTCATTACTTGTATTGTCTTCCTTGTTTATCTTAAACAATTCTACATTGTTCTCAATTGGAACTTCTATCAAATTTACCAACATTCAAATATCAAAGATCCAAGCACAATCATACATTTTCTTAAACTTCCGGCCCAAATTGTTCATAAGACTTTTTCAAGTTTAAATCATTAAGTGAACTAAAATTTGTAATTTGATTTATTGAAAAATGCCAATAAATAGGTTAACGCTCCTATGTTCAGCCACTGGAAACTGAGCAAACATGAAAATGGCACAATGCAAGAACCCTCCTTATATAGGTTAATAGTTGGAGCTCTACAATATGTTACACTAACCCAACCTTATATTGCTTATTGTGTAAATAAAATCTGTCAATTTATGGCCTATCCACTTGATAATCATTGAAGTGTAGTAAAAAAATAATTCTACAATACCTAAGTGGCACAACGACACATGGTCTACTTCTTTCTCCTGCAaatccacttcaaaattctctcTAAGAGTTTATAATGATTAAGATTGGACAAGTGATGATCAACCATTTATTCACATAATTACTTTGGTCCTAATCTAATTTTTTAGAGCTCTAAAAAGTAACCACTAGTAGTCAGATCAAGCATTAGAGCTAAGTATCGGACTCTAGCACGCACTACATCTAAACTACACATTAGCTATCTCTCTCCATATGTGA
It includes:
- the LOC131622540 gene encoding dof zinc finger protein DOF1.2-like, whose protein sequence is MFQQRLNNNITSSELDQMLHMLSSSSFSNPMPFSTTSMDQSNSKWKPHVEIAPNCPRCASTNTKFCYYNNYSLSQPRYFCKGCRRYWTKGGSLRNVPVGGGCRKHRRGRVVRNSQTGHLSTDGSDSVDGDQQNQNNVSRDIDMAVVFAKFLNQNTSSTHGDHGEIETESEANNNNGSTSSNNMNNLSSTPDSTETENDAVVQLQPDAMVVNGDPFDPELSLSEFEGFLGVDEDVVQDVLWHDSSDAMMVSTWQQQPSSMMQMEMDYSMPLPLNEGDNIHDQLLLPVTVNSNSASGNLINESWNTSWDCFDLSTMEVFSSNSRP